In a genomic window of Cardiocondyla obscurior isolate alpha-2009 linkage group LG08, Cobs3.1, whole genome shotgun sequence:
- the Nd-b14 gene encoding NADH dehydrogenase [ubiquinone] 1 alpha subcomplex subunit 6: MASKTSTVIRQVKPILSVNQEDARRKVLTLYKTWIRQIPLLLQTYDIPKNKVDCKQKIREEFKRHAHVSDLRIIDKLIIRGQMELQEVANSWKTKGAVMYYWKETWEKKPTDFMSKFLKGQD; the protein is encoded by the exons ATGGCCAGCAAAACCTCGACCGTCATTCGCCAAGTAAAGCCAATTCTTTCTGTTAATCAGGAAGACGCTCGGCGTAAAGTGCTCACGTTGTATAAAACGTGGATCCGTCAAATACCACTGTTAT TACAGACTTACGATATTCCGAAAAATAAAGTGGACTGCAAGCAGAAAATACGTGAAGAGTTTAAACGCCATGCTCACGTGTCTGATTTACGAATTATAGACAAACTAATTATAAGG GGTCAAATGGAGTTGCAGGAGGTAGCTAATTCATGGAAAACTAAAGGGGCAGTTATGTATTACTGGAAAGAAACATGGGAAAAGAAGCCAACTGATTTCATGTCAAAATTTCTTAAAGGCCAGGATTAA
- the LOC139104566 gene encoding receptor-type guanylate cyclase Gyc76C translates to MRPGPPIQPSRRRPLRRQHPHQQQLRRERKSQQQARLRSHLLPRPRNHGSRALLMLLVLASNSLVLAQAEPPEPSAASAASTTQCQQVSTTHRNVWSAINDTAIQSRNLTIGYLTAIKGGLKDRQGLAISGALTMALDEINNDPNILPNVKLVMRWSDTRGETVEATKAMIDMICDGVVAFFGPEGSCYVEAIVSESRNIPMLSYKCSDYKASKVKTFVRTEPPDTQVTKSVIALLLHYGWNKFTIVTESAWSTVARSLQEQATENNLTVNHYRTVEDRHTCCEDRLPCCQVNVWFQLIQETKNMTRIYIFLGTAMSLIDMMNSMQGQRLLDNGEYMVIHVDMMTYSQREAQKYLWKPEHFNHLKNCLEPKDFLKRARSLMVVVSTPPTQNYEEFTKKVRYYNIIEPFNFPVPELLRKFEKYVSIYAAYLYDSVKLYARALDQLIRDYPDLSIEELAKNGTLITDMILKNRTYQSVSGATIKLDPSGDSEGNFSVLALKKEPFTIQNFSCDYQMMPVGQFQQGETLVYKSWPGAMDWPGKNKPEAEPGCGFLNEHCPKDDTHLRSIIVAAALAVLLFCATVITMSIYRRWKIEQEIEGLLWKIDPNEIHGYPHLDNMMSSPSKLSLVSAMSYESRCGGQVFAQTGHYHGVMVRIKELKFSKKKDISRDVMKEMRILREIRHGNLNSFIGACVEPMRILLITDYCAKGSLYDIIENEDIKLDDMFIASLIHDLIKGMLYIHESSLLVCHGNLKSSNCVVTSRWVLQVSDFGLHDMRHCAESDSIGEHQYYRSLFWKAPELLRNPHAPIKGTQAGDIYSFAIILYEILGRKGPYGNINLEPKEIIDRVKRFPEDGEPPFRPNLNILSESKANCADYVVSTIMDCWAESPELRPDFKMIRTRLKKMKAGWHRNIMDQMMNMMEKYASNLEDLVTERTGLLLDEKKKTEDLLHRMLPKPVANCLTNGIGVEPEAFDLVTIYFSDIVGFTAMSAESTPFQVVNFLNDLYTLFDRIIRGYEVYKVETIGDAYMVVSGLPIRNGDQHAGQIASMSLELLNAVKHHTIPHRPQETLKLRIGIHTGPVVAGVVGLTMPRYCLFGDTVNTASRMESTGEPLRIHISKQCKEALDKIGGYKIEDRGFVEMKGKGTVKTYWLTGATVTHRKNTENSNGDENLPPLFCRPRKSPKLNPDSRYASLLDGLGAGSRRHSSVPYPTADDSSSQCGGSSPVPRPLHGRKFERSPLSLTESVSKTTLDNISVQDEEEQQRRLNIKSVDDLFISTGPKLRKNARALSTIASSSSSDYPSQTVIRGSRSLDPLPTDIYNKRFESSNFWKENECTRINSKTEISEKMLNNNYSNGNVIMMSHTDNPPNEADPLLGDDSVDKREIREKRSRSLDQVVPASSMDSVPDKKSSARKLLEMPAVSTIIQMFNGNGLRNSNVSLRRGILAGYDKQNERESVV, encoded by the exons atGCGTCCGGGTCCGCCAATTCAGCCGAGCCGCCGCAGACCTCTTCGTCGCCAGCATCCGCACCAGCAGCAGCTTCGTCGAGAGCGCAAGTCCCAGCAGCAGGCGCGTCTGCGATCGCACCTGTTACCGCGGCCACGCAACCATGGTTCACGCGCCCTTCTGATGCTGCTGGTGCTGGCCAGCAACTCCCTAGTCCTGGCTCAAGCTGAACCGCCGGAACCTTCGGCGGCTTCGGCGGCCTCAACGACTCAATGTCAGCAAGTATCTACCACACACAGGAATGTGTGGTCGGCAATCAATGACACGGCTATTCAATCGCGGAACCTGACTATCGGCTACCTCACGGCCATTAAGGGAGGTCTTAAGGACCGCCAGGGTCTCGCTATATCCGGCGCTTTGACCATGGCCCTTGACGAG ATCAACAATGATCCGAACATTTTGCCAAACGTGAAGCTGGTGATGCGGTGGAGCGACACGAGAGGAGAAACCGTCGAAGCTACCAAAGCGATGATCGACATGATTTGCGACGGGGTTGTGGCCTTTTTCGGACCGGAAGGCTCCTGTTACGTCGAAGCCATAGTTTCGGAGTCCCGGAACATACCTATGCTGAGTTAC AAATGCTCGGATTACAAGGCTTCGAAGGTGAAGACCTTCGTGAGGACCGAGCCGCCGGACACGCAGGTAACTAAATCGGTGATCGCCCTGTTACTGCACTATGGATGGAACAAGTTCACGATTGTAACCGAGAGCGCTTGGTCGACGGTCGCCCGTTCACTTCAGGAACAGGCGACCGAGAACAATCTTACCGTGAACCATTACAGGACCGTCGAAGACCGACACACGTGTTGCGAGGACAGGCTACCATGTTGTCAAGTCAACGTGTGGTTTCAGTTGATACAGGAAACGAAGAACATGACTCGCA ttTACATCTTCCTGGGCACGGCGATGTCACTGATAGACATGATGAATTCAATGCAAGGTCAAAGGCTTCTAGATAACGGAGAGTATATGGTAATACACGTGGACATGATGACATATTCACAACGTGAAGCACAGAAATATTTGTGGA aacCGGAGCACTTTAATCATCTGAAAAATTGTCTGGAGCcgaaagattttttaaagagGGCACGTTCATTAATGGTCGTTGTGTCAACGCCACCGACGCAGAATTACGAAGAATTTACTAAAAAAGTCCGATATTATAATATCATCGAACCTTTTAACTTCCCCGTTCCTGAACTTTTGAGAAAATTTGAAAAG tacGTGTCTATTTATGCTGCATATCTCTACGATTCTGTCAAGCTGTACGCGAGAGCTTTGGATCAGCTAATACGAGATTATCCGGATCTTTCTATTGAAGAATTGGCCAAGAATGGCACTCTTATAACTGACATGATTCTCAAAAATCGTACATATCAAA GTGTGAGCGGCGCAACCATTAAGCTGGATCCATCTGGAGACTCGGAAGGAAATTTCTCAGTGCTCGCTCTAAAGAAAGAACCATTTactattcaaaatttttcttgcgACTATCAGATGATGCCTGTAGGTCAATTTCAGCAAGGCGAAACTCTA GTTTACAAGTCTTGGCCAGGTGCTATGGATTGGCCTGGTAAAAATAAGCCGGAGGCAGAACCTGGTTGCGGTTTTCTCAATGAACACTGTCCGAAAGATGACACGCATCTTCGCAGTATCATTGTCGCTGCAGCACTGGCTGTTTTACTGTTTTGTGCTACGGTGATCACTATGAGCATATATAGAAGATGGAAGATTGAACAGGAGATAGAAGGATTGCTTTGGAAAATTGATCCGAATGAGATACATGGTTATCCTCATCTTGATAATATGATGTCTTCCCCTAGTAAG TTAAGTTTGGTTAGTGCAATGTCCTACGAGTCAAGATGCGGCGGCCAAGTGTTTGCGCAAACTGGACATTATCACGGTGTTATGGTACGAATAAAGGAGCTAAAATTCTCGAAGAAAAAAGACATTTCACGGGACGTTATGAAGGAGATGCGCATTCTCCGTGAAATTAGACATGGTAATCTCAACTCTTTCATCGGAGCGTGCGTGGAGCCGATGAGGATATTGTTAATTACCGACTATTGTGCCAAAGGAAGTCTTTAT gacattattgaaaatgaagatataaaattagatGATATGTTCATTGCATCGTTAATTCACGATCTCATTAAA GGTATGCTGTATATTCACGAGTCGTCTTTACTAGTCTGTCATGGTAATCTGAAGTCTTCTAATTGCGTTGTGACCTCACGTTGGGTACTCCAAGTCTCTGATTTTGGTCTTCATGATATGCGTCACTGTGCCGAATCTGACAGCATCGGTGAACATCAGTATTATCGAA gcTTATTTTGGAAAGCTCCtgaattattaagaaatcCACATGCTCCCATTAAAGGCACTCAAGCAGgagatatttattctttcgcTATTATTTTGTATGAAATTCTTGGGCGAAAAGGACCGTATGGAAACATAAATCTGGAACCCAaag AAATCATAGACCGAGTGAAAAGATTCCCGGAAGATGGCGAACCGCCATTTAGACCCAACTTAAACATACTTTCGGAGTCGAAAGCAAATTGTGCCGATTACGTCGTTAGCACTATTATGGATTGCTGGGCGGAAAGTCCAGAGCTTAGGCCAGACTTCAAAATGATAAGGACCCgattaaagaaaatgaaagCTGGATGGCATCGAAATATAATGGATCAAATGATGAATATGATGGAGAAATATGCGAGCAATCTCGAAGATTTAGTTACTGAGCGTACAGGACTTCTTTtagatgaaaaaaagaaaactgaagACCTGCTTCATAGAATGCTACCTAA GCCTGTCGCAAATTGTTTAACAAATGGTATTGGAGTAGAACCAGAAGCTTTTGATTTAGTTACTATATACTTTAGCGATATTGTTGGTTTCACCGCAATGTCAGCGGAAAGTACACCATTTcag GTTGTAAATTTCTTGAACGATCTGTATACATTATTTGATCGTATAATCAGAGGATATGAAGTATATAAAGTAGAAACGATCGGAGATGCCTACATGGTT gTTTCTGGTCTTCCAATAAGAAATGGAGATCAGCATGCTGGACAAATAGCATCAATGTCGTTAGAATTACTTAACGCTGTTAAGCATCATACAATACCACATCGACCTCAAGAAACTCTCAAGTTACGTATTGGCATTCATACTG GTCCTGTAGTAGCAGGCGTTGTTGGTTTAACAATGCCTAGATATTGTTTATTCGGGGACACTGTCAATACTGCTTCTCGTATGGAATCTACCGGAGAACCATTACGAATACATATCAGTAAGCAATGCAAAGAGGCGCTAGATAAGATCGGAGGTTATAAGATCGAAGATCGAGGTTTCGTTGAAATGAAAGGAAAAGGAACAGTGAAAACATACTGGCTTACGGGAGCTACTGTAACGCATAGAAAGAATACAGAG aattCTAATGGGGATGAAAATCTTCCACCATTATTCTGTAGACCGCGAAAGAGCCCAAAATTAAATCCGGATTCACGATACGCATCGTTGCTAGATGGATTAGGCGCGGGTAGCCGTAGGCATTCAAGCGTACCATATCCAACAGCGGACGATTCTTCTTCGCAATGTGGTGGCTCTAGTCCAGTTCCACGACCATTACACGGTCGTAAATTTGAAAGATCTCCCCTATCTCTGACTGAAAGCGTTTCAAAGACCACATTGGATAATATTTCAGTACAGGACGAAGAAGAGCAACAAagacgtttaaatattaaatcagtCGATGATCTGTTCATAAGTACAGGGCCAAAACTTAGGAAAAATGCACGTGCCTTATCTACCATCGCATCTTCGTCATCGAGCGATTATCCATCTCAGACAGTCATACGCGGATCCCGTTCACTCGACCCACTTCCTACCGATATATATAACAAGCGATTCGAATCATCAAATTTCTGGAAGGAGAACGAATGCACGCGAATCAATTCAAAAACAGAAATTTCTgagaaaatgttaaataataattattctaatgGCAATGTGATAATGATGTCTCACACTGATAATCCTCCAAATGAAGCAGATCCACTGTTAGGTGACGACAGTGTAGACAAAAGAGAAATACGGGAGAAACGTTCGCGCTCGCTAGATCAGGTGGTACCTGCATCTAGTATGGACAGTGTACCTGATAAAAAGTCTTCTGCGCGAAAATTGTTAGAAATGCCAGCCGTTTCAACTATTATACAGATGTTCAATGGTAATGGATTGCGCAATAGTAACGTCTCTTTAAGAAGAGGAATATTAGCAGGGTATGATAAACAAAATGAACGTGAAAGTGTGGTCTAG